In the genome of Enterococcus sp. DIV2402, the window AGGGACCCACATTAGCTGTATGGGAGCTGACATGGGTGGCAAGCAAGAAATTGAAACGGCTATTATAGAATCAGCTCGGATTTTTGTCGATGACTTGAATCAATCGATGACGGTTGGGGAATTAGAAATACCTATTCAAAGTGGCAAAGTGCAACCTGAACAACTAACCGAAATTGGGCATTTATTGTTAGGACAAGTAGCTGGGCGGCAATCAGCCGAAGAAATTACAGTTTTTGATTCAACAGGAATTGCTTTACAAGACTTAGCAGTGACAAAACAAATTTTAGACACTGCAGCAGAAAAAAATATCGGACAAGTCGTCGAATTATAAACCAAAGCTAGCAATCTTTTGAAAGATTGCTAGTTTTTTTGGTATTTTTCCTCATGTTAGTTGTCAATTGACAAAAAATATATCACTTGCTACTATATCATTAAGTGATATATCGGATGATGATATAGGTGAGGTGATTAAGATGGATGAAACATTAACAGATTCCACCTATTTAATTTTATTAGCTTTATTAAAACCGCAACATGGTTATGCCATTATGAAGGAAATAACTGTTTTAACAGAAGGAAAAGTTGAGATTGGACCTGCAAGTATGTATACCATCTTAAAAAAACTAGTCAAAAGTGAATGGATTCGATTAGAAGAAAGCTCGGATCGTAAAAAGATTTATCATATCACACCAAAAGGAATTGATGTGTTAAAAAAAGAAGTCCAACGACGAAAAATATTTTATCAAGCAGGTGCAAAAATGTTGGAACAATTTGATTAGTGTTGGGAGGGGATTGACGTTGAAGCAGAAATATTTATATAGCTTAGGTGTTAGCTTTTATGCAGAAAAAGAAATGTTAAGGCTGGCTAAGCAAGCACGTAAAGGATGGCAATTTGTCAAAATGAACCAATTAGGATTTTTGGTTTTTGAAAAAGCACCCATTCAAGAGAAACAATTTGCGATTGATTTTTATACAGGAAATCAAACACAAGAAGAAATAGATGAGTATTTAGAAATGTATGAAGCCAGTGGTTGGACCTATTTAAGCAATTATCACAAAAGATATTTCTATTTTATGGCTGACCCAGACACGCCTAATATTTTTTCGGACAAAGCAAGTTATGCAGAACGTCTAGAAGTAGAGCAAAAATGGCTGTTTAAAAATTCATTTAAAACAACTATCGTAGGGGTTATTATCTTAGCGTTAGTAACTATTTTGTTATCTTACCAACTTGTAGAAAAGAATTTTTTTAGCGGTCTTTTTATCGGAGCTGGAATAGGATTATTTTTCTTTCCACTTATTTATTTTATCGGAGGACGTTTAATGCGTTGGCGATATAAAGATCGTTCAGAATTTTTTAGCAATCCCGAAGCATTTGCTAAGAAGCAGCGTTTTTGGTTAGATACATTATTTAACTTATTATTAGGTGCGATTCTTGGTGGATTAATCGGTTTTATTTTTGGGTATTTTTTCTGAGAGAACTAGAGGAGGAGTTAATATGTTAGAAGCAAAGCATTTAGTCAAAAAATTTGGCGAATACAAGGCAGTCGATGATTTGTCGTTTCAAATTCAAGATGGCGAAATTATGGGATTAATCGGACAAAATGGCGCGGGAAAAACGACGACTTTTCGTTTGATTTTAGACTTTTTACGAGCAGATCGTGGGGAAGTCTTATGGAATGGGCAACCATTAAGTGCCAAAGATTACAATGTAATTGGTTATTTACCAGAAGAACGCGGATTATATCCGAAAGTTTCGATTCAAGATCAATTAATTTATTTTGCTAAATTAAGAGGAAAAACTAAAAAAGAAATTGAACCTAAAATTGATGAATGGATGGATAAATTTCAAGTAAAGGGAAAAAAGACGGATAAAATTAAATCTTTGTCGAAAGGAAATCAGCAAAAAGTGCAATTGATTTCTACCTTAATTCATGAACCTAAATTAGTCATTTTAGATGAACCGTTTAGTGGCTTGGATCCAGTAAATGCGGAACTTTTAAAAGACGGTATTATCGAATTAAAATCAAAGGGCTCATGCGTTATTTTTTCAAGTCATAATATGGATAATGTGGAAAAAATATGTGATCATTTGATTATGTTACGTAATGGTGCGATGGTTTTAAACGGGAAAGTTCATGAAATACGTGAATCATTTGGACGAACCAAAGTTTTTTTGGAATCTAGTCTAAACAAAGAGTCTATTGAACAAATGAAGGATATTCAACAAGTTAAAACACGTGAAGATGGCTCGTTGGAGATTACTTTAAGCAACCCTGAAGCTGGTAAAGAATTATTCAATCTAGCAACCGCAGATGGTTATATTCCAATGTTTAATCAACAACCACCGACGCTAGAAGAAATCTTTAAATTGAAAGCAGGTGACATCAATGAATAAATTTTGGGTGATTGCAAGCGATGTTTACAAAAAGAATGTAAAATCAGTCTCATTTTTTATTATGTTACTGGTACCATTTATTATTGGCGGATTGGCTTATGCAGGTGGGCAATTTGCTAGTCGTGCAAGCGATGTTGATAAAATTGCGATAGTTTCTGATCAACAAGAGTTAGCTGAAGCGATGGCTCAAACAGCAAACGAGGCGTATAAGTTTGTGGTTTTAGATTCCCAAGCAGATGCGGAAAAACAAATGAGTGAAGAAAAAATCGATGCCTTTCTTGTATTACATGCAACAGATACTACGGTTAAGGGAGAGTTGTTCAGTGAATCCAGTTTAGGACAAGCAACTGAATTAACCTTACAACAAATTTTATCTAGTATTCAAGGCTCTGCTCGCGCACAACAATTAGGTTTAACCACTGAACAAGTAGCAAGTCTTAATCAACCAGCCGAATTTACGAAGCAAAAAGTAAACTTTGACGACAATGGTAAAATGATGATTGGGGAAGACAATAGTGCCGTCCAATACATTATTAGTTTTGGTGGGACGATTCTTTTATTTGTTTTTATCATGACCTATGCGGGAATTATTGCTCAAGAGATTGCTTCTGAAAAAGGCACTCGTATCATGGAGGTAATCTTATCAAGTACACGCGCACAAACACATTTTTATGGTAAATTATTTGGAATTTTATTAGTTGCCTTAACACAAATGGTGGTTTATGCAGTAGCTTTTGCCATTAGTTATAATTGGGTAAAAGATATGGAAGTGGTAAAAACATTCTTAGCCAACATTTCATTGCAAGCTATTTTAGGCAACTTTTTAATCTTTACATTAATTTTTGTTTTATTAGGTATTTTCATTTATGCTGTTTTAGCAGCTCTATGTGGCTCATTAGTCAATAAAGCAGAAGATACCTCGAAAGTTATTTTACCAGTTACGTATCTATCATTAGGTGGTTATATGCTTGGAATCATGTTGGGCGCAATGGATCCTAATAATATTGTGATTCGTGTGACCTCATACATTCCGTTCTTATCGTCTTACATTATGCCAATTCGCTTGGCAAATGAGACAGTTGGTATTGGCAGTGCGTTAATTTCGGTAGCAATTTTAATCGTTGCAACGATTGCGTTAACACTTGGTTGTGCCAAAATGTATAAATCAAATGTATTAGTTTATAATGATAACGGTATTCTAGCGACATTGAAACAATCATTCCGTTTAATGAAAAGTCAAAATTAATTGAAAAAGAAGCGATAAACACAAGATGGAACTACCCGAACTTTTATA includes:
- a CDS encoding ABC transporter permease yields the protein MNKFWVIASDVYKKNVKSVSFFIMLLVPFIIGGLAYAGGQFASRASDVDKIAIVSDQQELAEAMAQTANEAYKFVVLDSQADAEKQMSEEKIDAFLVLHATDTTVKGELFSESSLGQATELTLQQILSSIQGSARAQQLGLTTEQVASLNQPAEFTKQKVNFDDNGKMMIGEDNSAVQYIISFGGTILLFVFIMTYAGIIAQEIASEKGTRIMEVILSSTRAQTHFYGKLFGILLVALTQMVVYAVAFAISYNWVKDMEVVKTFLANISLQAILGNFLIFTLIFVLLGIFIYAVLAALCGSLVNKAEDTSKVILPVTYLSLGGYMLGIMLGAMDPNNIVIRVTSYIPFLSSYIMPIRLANETVGIGSALISVAILIVATIALTLGCAKMYKSNVLVYNDNGILATLKQSFRLMKSQN
- a CDS encoding PadR family transcriptional regulator — protein: MDETLTDSTYLILLALLKPQHGYAIMKEITVLTEGKVEIGPASMYTILKKLVKSEWIRLEESSDRKKIYHITPKGIDVLKKEVQRRKIFYQAGAKMLEQFD
- a CDS encoding DUF2812 domain-containing protein encodes the protein MKQKYLYSLGVSFYAEKEMLRLAKQARKGWQFVKMNQLGFLVFEKAPIQEKQFAIDFYTGNQTQEEIDEYLEMYEASGWTYLSNYHKRYFYFMADPDTPNIFSDKASYAERLEVEQKWLFKNSFKTTIVGVIILALVTILLSYQLVEKNFFSGLFIGAGIGLFFFPLIYFIGGRLMRWRYKDRSEFFSNPEAFAKKQRFWLDTLFNLLLGAILGGLIGFIFGYFF
- a CDS encoding ABC transporter ATP-binding protein; this encodes MLEAKHLVKKFGEYKAVDDLSFQIQDGEIMGLIGQNGAGKTTTFRLILDFLRADRGEVLWNGQPLSAKDYNVIGYLPEERGLYPKVSIQDQLIYFAKLRGKTKKEIEPKIDEWMDKFQVKGKKTDKIKSLSKGNQQKVQLISTLIHEPKLVILDEPFSGLDPVNAELLKDGIIELKSKGSCVIFSSHNMDNVEKICDHLIMLRNGAMVLNGKVHEIRESFGRTKVFLESSLNKESIEQMKDIQQVKTREDGSLEITLSNPEAGKELFNLATADGYIPMFNQQPPTLEEIFKLKAGDINE